One region of Thermoleophilia bacterium genomic DNA includes:
- a CDS encoding nuclear transport factor 2 family protein yields MSEDLIKDKLEIREVIENWVIYRDSGDWERFASVWHPDAWMTATWFQGPATEFIRASKKAFDEGVHILHQLGGCSCQIVGNRAISQTKMAILQRGTVDGVLCDVTCWGRFYDFLEKRGGRWAIVRRQPIYEKDRLDLVDPSASLVLDEGLLNSFPQGYRHLAYLQTKLGFTVRRDLPELRGPAVKKLYNEGAAWLNGSPQPGQPL; encoded by the coding sequence GTGAGTGAGGACCTGATAAAGGACAAGCTTGAAATCCGCGAAGTAATCGAGAACTGGGTGATTTACCGAGACTCGGGCGACTGGGAGCGTTTTGCCAGTGTATGGCACCCTGACGCCTGGATGACAGCGACCTGGTTTCAGGGTCCGGCTACCGAGTTTATCCGCGCAAGTAAGAAAGCTTTTGATGAGGGAGTGCACATCCTTCATCAGCTTGGCGGATGCTCGTGCCAGATTGTCGGCAACAGAGCGATCTCTCAGACCAAGATGGCAATTCTTCAGCGGGGGACTGTGGATGGCGTACTGTGTGACGTGACGTGTTGGGGTCGGTTCTACGATTTTCTTGAAAAGCGGGGAGGACGCTGGGCGATTGTGCGGCGCCAACCTATCTACGAGAAGGACCGTCTCGACCTGGTGGATCCATCCGCCTCACTCGTGCTGGACGAGGGACTGTTAAACAGCTTCCCACAGGGATATCGACACCTTGCATACTTGCAAACCAAGCTGGGGTTCACAGTCAGACGTGATCTGCCGGAGCTGCGAGGTCCAGCGGTCAAGAAGCTCTACAACGAGGGCGCTGCGTGGCTCAACGGTTCCCCGCAGCCTGGGCAACCGCTGTGA